The following coding sequences are from one Eucalyptus grandis isolate ANBG69807.140 chromosome 11, ASM1654582v1, whole genome shotgun sequence window:
- the LOC104425529 gene encoding IQ domain-containing protein IQM6 has protein sequence MAKSYASRKIASPVYSAKEIETTLCFSSPSLDREKKAFLGSTSLRIRYREEHSQESDGLHGKRSHLSLSEPASSRSKAAATKLQTVYRSFRTRRQLADCAVLVEQRWWKLLDFAELKRSSISFFDIEKPETAISRWSRARTRAAKVGKGSSKDEKARKLALQHWLEAIDPRHRYGHNLQFYYVTWLHCRSKEPFFYWLDIGEGKEVNIDRCPRAKLHQQCIKYLGPTERMAFEVVIESGKFSYKQSGEILDTRGAPKDAKWIFVLSTSKDLYVGKKSKGTFQHSSFLAGGATLSAGRLEVEDGILKAVWPHSGHYLPTEENFEALVSFLKEKNVDLTNVKKCPTEEEEAVLARNGKSLPSNPSEVDLVRFHKELRDVKSADEEPNLQVRCGDAVSDSDPQTTTWSRRVGSSITKLEIPQRPNGFHTFGEEALPSGLSRWTQFAGSPSEDDGYETPEESFLSEEDFMVPKLNMFDEEDAEVECPVPREKILQRIDSHRGSRSYQLGRQLSFKWTTGAGPRIGCMRDYPMELQSHVLELANLSPRASSTHSSPSGSSRLSPKVLTPTSLCREATMSRSRFVQERVMTSQTATP, from the exons ATGGCGAAATCATATGCTTCAAGAAAGATCGCATCTCCCGTCTACAGTGCGAAGGAAATAGAGACCACGCTTTGCTTTAGCTCGCCTTCATTGGACAGGGAAAAGAAAGCGTTTCTTGGGTCGACAAGCTTGCGGATTAGATACAGAGAAGAGCACTCACAGGAATCGGATGGTTTACACGGCAAGCGTTCGCACCTTTCGTTGTCCGAGCCGGCAAGTTCAAGAAGCAAGGCTGCCGCGACAAAGTTGCAGACGGTCTACCGTAGTTTCCGGACCAGAAGACAGCTAGCTGATTGCGCGGTTCTCGTGGAACAGAGATG GTGGAAATTGCTGGATTTCGCCGAACTAAAGAGGAGCTCCATATCTTTCTTCGACATCGAGAAACCCGAGACTGCCATTTCACGTTGGTCAAGAGCAAGGACTAGAGCTGCTAAG GTTGGAAAGGGCTCGTCCAAGGATGAAAAAGCTAGAAAACTCGCTTTGCAGCATTGGCTCGAGGCG ATTGATCCCAGGCACAGATATGGCCATAATCTTCAGTTTTACTATGTCACGTGGCTCCACTGCAGGAGCAAAGAGCCCTTCTTCTATTG GCTTGACATAGGTGAAGGAAAAGAGGTCAACATCGATAGATGCCCTCGAGCAAAGCTTCACCAGCAGTGCATCAAGTATCTCGGACCG ACTGAGAGGATGGCCTTTGAGGTCGTAATAGAGAGCGGGAAGTTCTCCTACAAGCAAAGCGGTGAGATCCTTGACACGAGAGGAGCGCCCAAAGATGCTAAGTGGATCTTTGTGCTTAGCACATCCAAGGACTTATACGTCGGGAAGAAGAGCAAGGGCACGTTTCAGCATTCGAGCTTTTTGGCTGGCGGGGCCACATTATCTGCCGGCAGGTTAGAGGTGGAAGATGGTATACTAAAG GCGGTTTGGCCCCACAGCGGGCATTATCTGCCGACTGAAGAGAACTTCGAGGCTTTGGTGTCATTCCTCAAGGAGAAGAATGTGGACCTTACCAATGTCAAG AAATGCCCtaccgaggaagaagaggcaGTCCTTGCGAGAAATGGCAAAAGCCTCCCAAGCAATCCCTCTGAGGTCGATTTGGTACGATTCCACAAAGAATTGCGTGATGTGAAATCAGCTGACGAGGAACCTAACTTACAGGTGCGCTGTGGCGATGCCGTCAGCGACTCCGATCCTCAAACGACCACTTGGTCGCGGCGAGTAGGCTCGAGCATAACCAAGCTCGAAATACCGCAAAGGCCTAATGGGTTCCACACGTTTGGAGAAGAAGCGCTTCCGAGTGGGCTGAGCCGTTGGACCCAGTTCGCCGGCAGTCCTTCGGAGGACGACGGGTACGAAACCCCGGAAGAATCGTTCCTCAGTGAAGAGGACTTCATGGTCCCTAAACTGAACATGTTCGACGAGGAAGATGCGGAAGTGGAATGCCCGGTTCCGAGGGAGAAGATCTTGCAAAGAATAGATTCGCACAGAGGGTCGAGATCATATCAGCTGGGTCGCCAGTTGTCCTTCAAATGGACAACCGGGGCCGGCCCGCGCATTGGCTGCATGAGGGATTACCCCATGGAGCTCCAATCCCACGTGTTGGAGCTCGCAAACTTGTCCCCGAGAGCATCGAGCACGCATTCCTCGCCATCCGGCTCGTCCCGGCTCAGCCCGAAGGTGCTAACACCGACGTCTCTATGTAGAGAGGCCACGATGAGCAGAAGCCGCTTCGTCCAGGAACGGGTCATGACGTCCCAGACAGCCACGCCGTAG
- the LOC104425527 gene encoding uncharacterized protein LOC104425527 has product MAVSEEECSTARSGAPASTSRNTHYLAKCVVRGSAVLHVAYGRLRSPSSRDIVFGKETSIELAFIGADGVVQSICEQSVFGTIKDLAILPWNEKFDGHNIQMKVKDLLVVISDSGKLSFLTFCGEMNRFLPVTSVQLSNPGNSRNQLGRMLAVDSVGGFVAVSAYEDRFALFSVSVSVGSYTIDQRIFYPPENGDTIAGRSFQKPYISGTIWSMCFLSNHPSKEHDAVLAILLNRKGASLNELLLFGWNVREHDLHFISQYVEAGPLAHNLIEVPHLHGFAFLMRLGDILLMDLRDACNPCCVYRTSLNSLTPSVEEIDVVEETCSVHDFSMDDEGSNDAACALLKLRDHDPMCIDDEDCNTKLSSRYVCSWSWEPGNSRNQRMIFCVDTGEFFIIEVPSDFNGLKVNLSECLFRDLPCKALLWVEGGYLAAIVEMGDGKILKFENGKLTYTNPIQSNCPILDMSLADFHDEKQDQMFVCCGVAPEGSLRIIRSGINVEKLLKTASIYQGITGIWTMKMKVADSYHSFLVLSFVEETRVLSVGLSFTDVTDAVGFRPDVCTSASGLVGDGWLIQIHRSAVRLCLPTKAAHSEGIPSSSPICATWSPSNVGISMGAVGHHFVVVSTSNPCLLIVLGIKVLSTYQYELFEVHHLRFQSEISCIAVPQNYFEQEQSCSYVNGRDIKHTESLPRGVHIGNIIVIGTHRPSVEVVSIIPDQGLRVIASGTISLTSTMGTVVSGCIPQDVRLVLVDKLYVLSGLRNGMLLRFEWPTASWMNSSELLCQNYSGSSYCGNAYAAMSEIKANYFSRGMSTASSGKFGDSFPIDLQLIATRRIGITPVFLVPLSDALDSDMIALSDRPWLLQTAKHSLSFTSISFQPSTHVTPVCSAECTKGVLFVAENSLHLVEMVHSKRLNVQKFQIEGTPRKVLYHSDSKLLLVMRTELSADTCTSDICCVDPYSGSVLSTFKLEPEETGKCMELVRVGREQVVVIGTSLSSGPAIMPSGEAESTKGRLIVLCLERMQNSFGGPMAFFRKAASFSQHSSPFRESVGYASEQLSSSSFCSSEDDINCEGIKLEESEVWQFRLAYATTWTGMVLAVCPYLDHHFLASAGNTFYVCGFTNDNPQKVKRLAVGRTRFMITSLTSHFTRIAVGDCRDGILFYSYHEEGRKLEQDYSDPSQRLVADCTLVDVDTAVVSDRKGSIAVLSSPDRTEDNASPESNLTLSCAYYMGEIGMSIKKGSFSYKLPADDVLKASDNPILNVDLAHKIIIVSTLLGSITVFIPISRDEYELLEAVQAKLAVHPLTAPVLGNDHNEFRSRENLGGIPKVLDGDLLSQFLELTSMQQEAILSLPLCAPDTVKLSSVPFSPIPVNQVVQLLERVHYALN; this is encoded by the exons atggcggtGTCGGAGGAAGAGTGCTCGACGGCGAGGTCCGGGGCGCCCGCCTCCACGTCGCGCAACACTCACTACCTGGCCAAGTGCGTCGTCCGCGGCAGCGCCGTCCTCCACGTCGCCTACGGCCGCCTCCGCTCGCCGTCCTCCCGGGACATCGTCTTCGGCAAG GAGACATCCATAGAGCTGGCATTCATTGGTGCTGATGGGGTTGTGCAGTCCATCTGCGAGCAGTCTGTGTTTGGAACAATTAAGGATCTCGCAATTCTGCCCTGGAATGAGAAGTTTGATGGACATAACATTCAG ATGAAGGTGAAGGATCTTTTGGTTGTCATATCTGATTCTGGAAAGCTTTCATTTCTCACATTCTGCGGAGAAATGAACAG GTTTTTGCCAGTGACAAGTGTGCAACTGTCCAATCCTGGAAACTCAAGAAATCAGCTTGGTAGAATGTTAGCTGTTGATTCAGT AGGTGGTTTTGTAGCTGTTAGCGCATATGAGGACCGATTTGCTCTTTTCTCGGTTTCAGTTTCTGTTGGAAGCTATACCATTGATCAG AGGATTTTTTATCCCCCTGAGAATGGAGACACAATTGCTGGAAGAAGTTTCCAGAAGCCTTATATATCTGGAACTATATGGAGCATGTGTTTTCTATCAAATCATCCAAGTAAGGAGCATGATGCCGTGTTAGCCATTCTTCTGAATAG GAAGGGCGCGAGTCTGAATGAGCTGTTGTTATTCGGATGGAATGTTAGAGAGCACGACTTGCATTTTATTTCTCAGTACGTTGAAGCTGGACCATTGGCGCATAACCTCATTGAAGTTCCTCATCTTCATGGATTTGCCTTTTTGATGAGGCTTGGTGATATCCTCTTGATGGATCTTCGAGATGCTTGCAATCCCTGCTGTGTTTATAGGACAAGTTTGAATTCTTTAACTCCTTCAGTGGAGGAGATTGATGTGGTGGAAGAAACATGTAGTGTACATGACTTCAGCATGGATGATGAAGGGTCAAACGATGCTGCCTGTGCTTTGTTGAAGCTGAGGGATCATGACCCCATGTGTATAGATGATGAAGACTGCAATACTAAATTGAGCTCCAGATATGTCTGCTCATGGAGTTGGGAACCTGGAAACTCCAGAAATCAGAGGATGATATTTTGTGTAGATACAGGagaatttttcataattgaaGTTCCATCTGATTTTAATGGTCTTAAAGTTAATTTATCTGAATGTCTATTTAGAGATCTACCTTGCAAGGCTCTTCTGTGGGTAGAAGGTGGATACTTGGCTGCAATTGTTGAGATGGGAGATGGGAAGatcctgaaatttgaaaatggaaaGCTAACATATACAAATCCTATCCAAAGTAATTGTCCTATCTTGGATATGTCACTGGCAGATTTTCATGATGAAAAACAAGATCAGATGTTTGTTTGTTGTGGAGTGGCACCCGAAGGATCACTCAGGATTATTCGAAGTGGCATCAATGTTGAGAAGCTGTTGAAAACTGCTTCCATTTATCAAGGCATAACTGGTATTTGGACAATGAAGATGAAAGTGGCAGACTCTTACCATTCTTTCCTTGTACTATCATTTGTTGAAGAAACAAGGGTATTATCTGTTGGACTAAGCTTTACAGATGTGACTGATGCAGTAGGTTTCCGGCCTGATGTCTGTACTTCGGCCTCTGGCCTTGTAGGAGATGGTTGGCTAATCCAGATACACCGGAGTGCAGTGAGGCTTTGTTTGCCCACCAAGGCTGCCCACTCAGAAGGCATTCCTTCATCCTCACCAATATGTGCAACTTGGTCTCCCAGTAATGTTGGTATCAGTATGGGTGCAGTGGGGCATCATTTTGTGGTGGTTTCTACTTCTAATCCTTGCCTTCTAATAGTTCTAGGGATTAAAGTGCTTTCTACATATCAATATGAATTATTTGAAGTGCACCATCTTAGATTTCAAAGTGAAATTTCATGCATTGCTGTACCTCAGAATTACTTTGAACAAGAACAGTCCTGTTCCTATGTCAATGGAAGAGACATTAAGCATACTGAATCTCTTCCTCGAGGTGTTCATATTGGTAATATCATTGTTATCGGCACGCATAGGCCTTCTGTAGAAGTCGTGTCTATCATTCCTGATCAAGGCCTTCGGGTGATTGCATCAGGGACCATATCCTTAACAAGTACCATGGGCACTGTAGTCAGCGGCTGTATCCCCCAGGATGTAAGGCTTGTATTAGTTGACAAATTATATGTTCTTTCTGGTTTGAGGAATGGAATGCTCCTCCGTTTTGAGTGGCCTACAGCCTCATGGATGAATTCTTCAGAGTTACTATGTCAGAATTATTCTGGTAGTTCTTATTGTGGAAATGCATATGCAGCAATGTCAGAGATAAAGGCAAATTATTTCAGCCGAGGAATGTCTACTGCTTCATCTGGGAAGTTTGGAGATAGCTTTCCTATTGATCTTCAATTAATAGCCACTCGTCGAATTGGCATAACTCCTGTTTTTTTGGTGCCCTTGAGCGATGCTTTGGACTCCGACATGATTGCTCTCAGTGATAGACCCTGGCTGTTGCAAACAGCGAAGCATAGCCTATCTTTtacatcaatttcttttcaacCTTCAACTCATGTAACTCCAGTTTGTTCGGCTGAGTGCACCAAGGGAGTTCTATTTGTTGCCGAAAACAGTCTACATTTG GTGGAAATGGTGCATAGCAAGAGGCTTAACGTACAGAAGTTTCAGATTGAAGGTACTCCACGAAAGGTCTTGTATCATAGCGATAGCAAGCTGCTACTTGTGATGAGGACTGAATTAAGTGCTGATACATGCACGTCAGACATATGTTGCGTGGATCCTTACAGTGGCTCAGTGTTGTCAACTTTTAAACTTGAACCTGAAGAAACTGGAAAATGCATGGAGTTAGTAAGGGTTGGGAGAGAACAGGTAGTTGTGATTGGGACCAGTCTATCTTCTGGTCCTGCTATAATGCCCAGTGGTGAAGCCGAGAG TACCAAAGGCCGTCTGATTGTGCTGTGCCTTGAGCGAATGCAGAATTCATTTGGTGGTCCAATGGCATTCTTCAGAAAGGCGGCTTCATTTTCTCAACACAGTTCGCCATTTCGTGAGAGTGTTGGATATGCGTCTGAGCAGCTATCGAGTAGTAGTTTCTGCAGCAGCGAAGATGATATTAATTGTGAAGGAATCAAACTTGAAGAAAGTGAAGTATGGCAGTTTCGGTTGGCTTATGCGACTACATGGACAGGAATGGTGCTTGCCGTTTGTCCTTATCTGGATCATCATTTTTTGGCATCAGCTGGCAATACT TTTTATGTATGTGGTTTTACGAATGACAATCCACAAAAGGTAAAAAGGCTTGCTGTGGGAAGGACTCGTTTTATGATTACTTCTTTGACGTCGCATTTTACCAGAATTGCTGTTGGTGATTGCCGTGATGgtatacttttctactcttatCATGAG GAAGGCAGAAAACTAGAGCAAGATTACTCTGATCCATCCCAAAGATTAGTTGCTGATTGTACTCTTGTGGATGTCGACACAGCTGTTGTTTCAGACAGGAAAGGGAGTATTGCTGTCTTATCTTCTCCTGATCGTACTGAAG ATAATGCAAGTCCAGAGAGCAACTTGACATTAAGTTGTGCCTATTATATGGGAGAGATTGGGATGAGCATCAAGAAG GGATCCTTCTCTTATAAGCTCCCAGCTGATGATGTGTTGAAGGCATCTGATAACCCAATTTTGAATGTTGACTTGGCCCACAAGATTATCATTGTCAGCACATTACTAGGAAGTATAACAGTCTTTATTCCAATATCAAG GGACGAGTATGAACTCCTAG
- the LOC104425528 gene encoding rab3 GTPase-activating protein non-catalytic subunit, with amino-acid sequence MARRSHTTDLGCIACDDLADVGAGKEGWLADNPNLLCALDTHALALADRSVVLVIGWSDPDSPRIKIRPELSPIHAEFISAVEWLVFDEIRVVAVGTSRGHLLIYSLNGDLIHKQIIHTARILRLRVRGTKKDLTTDTCAEEVCAIMPGVIARFDGSDIQSMLSRWSQETNSKFWDEMERRKSGFPGSTFEQLPYQLWNVNKYGACADAAITGIMPPPLMEVQSSQRYYRAITIGEDAVISAFRLSEDRNRSIVGAILSKVVPATFSTIASFSKMIWRSDQASMQKSEVKPQSFARASPLTCLKDHPRKGEKLTLSPSGTLAAITDSLGRVLLLDTQALVVVRLWKGYRDASCLFMEMLVNNSLSSSSSHYEATKSDYCLCLAIHAPRKGIIEVWQMRTGPRLLAISCAKGSKMLQPTYRFGTSVSSPYVPLEVFLLNGDSGQISVINRYSQLKL; translated from the exons atGGCTCGGCGGAGCCACACCACCGACCTCGGCTGCATCGCCTGCGACGACCTCGCCGACGTCGGCGCCGGCAAGGAGGGCTGGCTCGCCGACAACCCCAACCTCCTCTGCGCGCTCGACACCcacgccctcgccctcgccgaccgCTCCGTCGTCCTCGTCATCGGGTGGTCCGACCCCGATTCCCCCCGGATCAAGATCCGGCCGGAGCTCTCCCCGATCCACGCCGAGTTCATCAGCGCCGTCGAGTGGCTGGTCTTCGACGAGATCCGGGTCGTCGCCGTCGGCACCTCGCGCGGCCACCTGCTGATCTACTCGCTGAACGGCGATTTGATCCACAAGCAG ATAATACATACTGCCCGGATATTAAGATTGAGAGTTCGGGGAACTAAGAAAGACCTGACGACAGACACTTGTGCAGAGGAGGTTTGTGCTATAATGCCAGGTGTTATCGCTCGTTTTGATGGATCTGATATACAG AGCATGCTGTCTAGATGGTCTCAAGAAACAAATTCTAAGTTTTGGGATGAAATGGAAAGACGAAAGTCTGGTTTTCCGGGAAGCACTTTTGAACAATTACCCTACCAGTTATGGAATGTCAACAAGTACGGTGCATGTGCTGATGCAGCAATCACTGGGATAATGCCCCCTCCTTTGATGGAAGTTCAG TCAAGTCAAAGGTATTACCGTGCAATTACCATTGGTGAGGATGCCGTAATTTCAGCATTCAG ACTTTCAGAAGATAGAAATAGATCCATAGTTGGAGCAATTCTCTCAAAGGTTGTGCCTGCGACATTTTCAACAATAGCTTCTTTCTCCAAAATGATATGGCGAAGTGACCAAGCGTCAATGCAAAAATCAGAAGTGAAACCTCAATCGTTTGCCCGAG CTTCTCCATTGACATGTTTGAAGGATCATCCTAGGAAGGGTGAAAAACTCACATTATCTCCCAGTGGTACACTGGCTGCAATAACAGATTCACTTGGCCGTGTTTTGCTATTAGATACTCAGGCCCTGGTGGTAGTGCGTCTGTGGAAG GGATACCGTGATGCTAGCTGTCTGTTCATGGAGATGCTAGTGAACAATAGTTTGTCTTCAAGTTCCTCTCACTACGAAGCAACTAAGAGTGACTACTGCCTCTGCCTTGCTATACATGCACCTAGAAAAGGAATCATTgag GTGTGGCAGATGAGAACCGGACCTCGTCTTCTGGCTATTTCATGTGCCAAAGGAAGCAAAATGCTGCAGCCCACTTACAGATTTGGAACGTCAGTTTCGTCTCCATATGTCCCATTGGAAGTTTTCCTGTTAAATGGTGATTCAGGTCAAATCTCAGTTATCAATAGATATTCACAGCTAAAACTTTGA